A single Macrobrachium nipponense isolate FS-2020 chromosome 5, ASM1510439v2, whole genome shotgun sequence DNA region contains:
- the LOC135215414 gene encoding beta-1,3-glucan-binding protein-like isoform X1, producing MKNDAVYTLHVEAWMRILYLLLLAACALAADIVDPKDCKEFPCLIFNDEFDFFDHDVWEHEVTMSGGWNSQFEVYVNNRSVTYTRDSTFFIKPALVSEWKGEDFLTSGYLNLWGINGRGDVCTGNGYMGCERKGTPENLIPPILSAKLRTMSEFAFKYGRIEIRAKMPSGDWLWPAIIMFPKNWPYGVWPASGEITLTEARGNDKYGEYSNQYAGTTMHWGPFRSFNRYNLTEEEYKASKGTFADSFHTWRMDWTKDKIEIHVDDVLVMTVDPGTSFWDFGGFGDDIDNIWSSGEKMAPFDQKFYIILDLAVGGVGGFFPDDVPGASKPWNNTSPTPNKDFWNGRADWLPTWQHGESRISEKAALQVDYVKVWKMESVEQ from the exons ATGAAAAATGACGCAGTGTATACCCTCCATGTTGAAGCCTG gatgagGATCCTATACTTATTGCTACTGGCCGCCTGCGCCCTCGCTGCTG ATATCGTCGACCCCAAGGACTGTAAAGAGTTCCCATGTCTCATTTTCAACGATGAATTCGACTTCTTCGACCATGACGTCTGGGAGCACGAAGTGACAATGTCTGGCGGTTGG AACTCGCAGTTCGAAGTGTATGTCAACAACCGCAGCGTTACCTACACCAGGGACTCCACTTTCTTCATCAAACCT GCTTTGGTCTCTGAATGGAAAGGTGAGGACTTCCTGACAAGTGGATACCTGAATCTTTGGGGTATAAATGGCCGGGGTGACGTCTGCACCGGGAACGGTTACATGGGCTGCGAGAGGAAAGGCACTCCCGAAAACCTCATCCCTCCAATCTTGAGCGCCAAGCTCAGGACCATGTCTGAATTTGCATTCAA GTACGGCCGAATCGAAATTCGCGCCAAGATGCCCAGTGGAGACTGGCTCTGGCCAG CTATAATAATGTTTCCTAAGAACTGGCCCTATGGAGTCTGGCCTGCCAGTGGAGAGATTACCCTCACCGAAGCCAGGG GCAACGACAAGTATGGTGAATACAGCAACCAATACGCAGGAACCACAATGCACTGGGGACCTTTCAGGTCATTCAACAGATACAACTTGACTGAGGAGGAATA CAAGGCCAGTAAAGGTACCTTCGCCGACAGCTTCCATACCTGGAGAATGGACTGGACGAAGGACAAGATAGA AATCCATGTAGATGACGTCCTCGTGATGACAGTTGACCCCGGAACCAGCTTCTGGGATTTCGGCGGCTTCGGTGACGACATTGACAACATCTGGAGTTCCGGGGAGAAAATGGCACCTTTCGACCAAAAG TTCTACATCATCCTTGATTTGGCCGTCGGAGGAGTCGGTGGGTTCTTCCCTGATGACGTCCCTGGAGCGTCCAAGCCTTGGAACAACACCTCGCCCACTCCTAACAAAGATTTCTGGAATGGC CGTGCAGACTGGCTTCCCACCTGGCAGCATGGAGAGTCCAGAATCAGCGAAAAGGCCGCCCTCCAGGTCGACTACGTGAAGGTCTGGAAAATGGAGAGCGTGGAACAGTAG
- the LOC135215414 gene encoding beta-1,3-glucan-binding protein-like isoform X2 has product MRILYLLLLAACALAADIVDPKDCKEFPCLIFNDEFDFFDHDVWEHEVTMSGGWNSQFEVYVNNRSVTYTRDSTFFIKPALVSEWKGEDFLTSGYLNLWGINGRGDVCTGNGYMGCERKGTPENLIPPILSAKLRTMSEFAFKYGRIEIRAKMPSGDWLWPAIIMFPKNWPYGVWPASGEITLTEARGNDKYGEYSNQYAGTTMHWGPFRSFNRYNLTEEEYKASKGTFADSFHTWRMDWTKDKIEIHVDDVLVMTVDPGTSFWDFGGFGDDIDNIWSSGEKMAPFDQKFYIILDLAVGGVGGFFPDDVPGASKPWNNTSPTPNKDFWNGRADWLPTWQHGESRISEKAALQVDYVKVWKMESVEQ; this is encoded by the exons atgagGATCCTATACTTATTGCTACTGGCCGCCTGCGCCCTCGCTGCTG ATATCGTCGACCCCAAGGACTGTAAAGAGTTCCCATGTCTCATTTTCAACGATGAATTCGACTTCTTCGACCATGACGTCTGGGAGCACGAAGTGACAATGTCTGGCGGTTGG AACTCGCAGTTCGAAGTGTATGTCAACAACCGCAGCGTTACCTACACCAGGGACTCCACTTTCTTCATCAAACCT GCTTTGGTCTCTGAATGGAAAGGTGAGGACTTCCTGACAAGTGGATACCTGAATCTTTGGGGTATAAATGGCCGGGGTGACGTCTGCACCGGGAACGGTTACATGGGCTGCGAGAGGAAAGGCACTCCCGAAAACCTCATCCCTCCAATCTTGAGCGCCAAGCTCAGGACCATGTCTGAATTTGCATTCAA GTACGGCCGAATCGAAATTCGCGCCAAGATGCCCAGTGGAGACTGGCTCTGGCCAG CTATAATAATGTTTCCTAAGAACTGGCCCTATGGAGTCTGGCCTGCCAGTGGAGAGATTACCCTCACCGAAGCCAGGG GCAACGACAAGTATGGTGAATACAGCAACCAATACGCAGGAACCACAATGCACTGGGGACCTTTCAGGTCATTCAACAGATACAACTTGACTGAGGAGGAATA CAAGGCCAGTAAAGGTACCTTCGCCGACAGCTTCCATACCTGGAGAATGGACTGGACGAAGGACAAGATAGA AATCCATGTAGATGACGTCCTCGTGATGACAGTTGACCCCGGAACCAGCTTCTGGGATTTCGGCGGCTTCGGTGACGACATTGACAACATCTGGAGTTCCGGGGAGAAAATGGCACCTTTCGACCAAAAG TTCTACATCATCCTTGATTTGGCCGTCGGAGGAGTCGGTGGGTTCTTCCCTGATGACGTCCCTGGAGCGTCCAAGCCTTGGAACAACACCTCGCCCACTCCTAACAAAGATTTCTGGAATGGC CGTGCAGACTGGCTTCCCACCTGGCAGCATGGAGAGTCCAGAATCAGCGAAAAGGCCGCCCTCCAGGTCGACTACGTGAAGGTCTGGAAAATGGAGAGCGTGGAACAGTAG